In Calypte anna isolate BGI_N300 chromosome Z, bCalAnn1_v1.p, whole genome shotgun sequence, the following are encoded in one genomic region:
- the RIC1 gene encoding RAB6A-GEF complex partner protein 1 isoform X2, with amino-acid sequence MYFLSGWPRRLVCPLESLEQPLHIQTDPQRAFFAVLSPSQLSIWYCRPSVLIVSYKGLSKAASQFGSYKQAEWRPDSTMIAVSTANGYILFFEIPSARDKYLYEPVYPKGSPHMKGTPHYKEEQCAPSLNLEMKKVLDLQAPITSLQSMLEDLLVATADGFLHLVHWDGMTNGRKAINLCTVPFSVDLQSSRGSFLGFEDVYIRDMEYCATLDGFAVVFNDGRVGFITPMSSRFTAEQLHGVWAQDVVDGTCVAVNNKYRLMAFGCANGSVQVYTIDTTTGAMQFSHKLELTPKQYPDIWNKTGPVKLIRWSPDCCVVMVTWECGGLSLWSVFGAQLICTLGGDFAYQSDGAKKDPLKISSMTWGSEGYHLWVIDGNSSSNMKPERDGSNQAHQFGILQFHFIKSALTVNPCMSNQEQVLLQGEDRLYLNCGDATQTQNPRNTSVHSEHNPARERGPFSDGSLDAQGLSTLLGHRHWHVVQIHSTYLESNWPIRFSAIDKLGQNVAVVGKFGFAHYSLLTKKWKLFGNITQEQNMTVTGGLAWWNDFIVLACYNLNDHQEELRIYLRTSNLDNAFAHITKVQADTLLLSVFRDIVILFRADCSICLYSIERRPEGLNPTASIQVLQEVSMSRYIPHPFLVVSVTLTSVRTETGITLKMPQQACEAESIMLNLAGQLIMLQRDRSGPQIRDKDNNPNQRKHLPFCAPVVLAQSVENVWTTCRINKQKRHLLEALWLSCGGAGMKVWLPLFPRDHRKPHSFLSRRIMLPFHINIYPLAVLFEDALVLGAVNDTVLYDCLYTQTSAREHLEVLFPFSIVERTSQIYLHHILRQLLVRNLGEQALLLAHSCATLPYFPHVLELMLHEVLEEEATSREPIPDPLLPTVAKFITEFPLFLQTVVHCARKTEYALWNYLFAAVGNPKDLFEECLMAQDLDTAASYLIILQNMEVPAVSRQHATLLFNTALEQGKWDLCRHMIRFLKAIGSGETETPPATPTTQEPSSSSGFEFFRHRSISLSQSAENLHSKFNLTKTMSMPSGPSGKRWSKDSDCAENMYIDMMLWRHARRLLEEIKLKDLGCFAAQLGFELIGWLCKERARAARVEDFVFALKKLHKDFLWPFPVIPASSINSPFKNGKYKTAVGEQLLKSQSADTFVNMEMDTGVSNTPRSRSWLGTVSSSQREIDTVSSHGPHMQDAFLSPLLSKGDECSIGSATDLTETSSMVDGDWTMVDENFSSLSLTQSELEHISLELASKGPHKSQVQLRYLLHIFMEAGCLDWCVIIGLILRESSVINQVFSIMQSSDTDREICQNIKTGLYAVDKWASTDCPGYKPFLNIIKPQIQKLSEITEEQVQPEAFQPVNSSKVTEQMNPRAEESRNSSSHGTSPQSDAGNSNASRHEEDKSSTEDEDSFQEGSYDCTVS; translated from the exons ACTGCAAATGGATACATCTTATTTTTTGAAATCCCCTCAGCAAGAGACAAGTATCTTTATGAACCAGTGTATCCCAA AGGAAGCCCACATATGAAGGGAACCCCGCATTATAAAGAAGAACAATGTGCTCCTTCATTAAATCTAGAAATGAAGAAAGTGCTGGACTTGCAAGCCCCTATCACAAG TTTGCAGTCCATGTTAGAGGATCTACTTGTTGCTACTGCCGATGGATTTCTCCATCTCGTTCACTGGGATGGTATGACCAATGGAAGGAAAGCCATCAACCTATGTACAGTTCCATTTTCTGTGGACCTGCAGTCTTCTAGAG GTTCATTTTTGGGCTTTGAAGATGTTTACATCAGAGATATGGAATACTGTGCCACCCTGGAcggttttgctgttgtttttaatgATGGCAGAGTTGGTTTTATTACACCAATGTCAAGTAGATTCACTGCTGAG CAGCTCCATGGTGTCTGGGCACAAGATGTGGTTGATGGAACGTGTGTGGCAGTAAATAACAAATACAGGCTAATGGCATTTGGATGTGCCaa TGGCTCTGTGCAGGTTTATACAATAGATACCACCACTGGCGCCATGCAGTTTTCTCATAAGTTGGAGCTGACACCAAAACAGTATCCTG ATATTTGGAACAAAACAGGACCCGTTAAATTAATCCGGTGGTCACCAGATTGCTGTGTTGTAATGGTGACTTGGGAATGTGGAGGCTTGTCCTTATGGAGTGTTTTTGGTGCTCAGCTTATCTGTACTTTAGGAGGTGATTTTGC GTATCAATCTGATGGTGCCAAAAAGGACCCTCTGAAGATTAGTTCTATG ACTTGGGGATCAGAAGGGTATCATCTGTGGGTAATAGATGGGAATTCTTCTTCAAACATGAAGCCTGAAAGAGATGGGAGTAATCAAGCTCACCAGTTTGGtattctgcagtttcatttcatCAAGAGCGCACTCACTGTTAATCCTTGTATG AGTAACCAAGAACAAGTCCTTCTTCAAGGAGAAGATCGCTTGTATTTGAACTGTGGAGATGCAACACAGACTCAGAATCCCAGAAATACTTCAGTACACTCAGAACATAATCCTGCCAGGGAAAGAGGCCCATTTTCAGATGGAAGTTTAGATGCTCAGGGTTTAAGCACTTTATTAGGACACAGGCATTGGCATGTTGTACAG attcatAGTACATACTTAGAGAGCAACTGGCCTATAAGG TTTTCAGCTATTGACAAGCTTGGACAGAATGTAGCTGTTGTTGGCAAATTTGGTTTTGCACATTATTCTTTACTCACCAAAAAGTGGAAGCTGTTTGGAAACATTACACAG gagcAAAATATGACAGTAACAGGTGGCTTAGCATGGTGGAATGACTTCATTGTTCTTGCGTGCTATAATTTAAATGATCATCAGGAGGAG CTGAGAATCTACCTGCGAACATCTAACCTTGACAATGCATTTGCACACATCACCAAAGTGCAAGCAGACACCTTACTCCTGAGTGTCTTCCGGGACATTGTGATATTGTTCAGAGCAGACTGTTCCATTTGCCTTTACAGTATTGAGAGAAGGCCTGAAGG TCTTAACCCTACTGCCAGTATCCAAGTTCTTCAAGAAGTGTCCATGTCTCGGTACATTCCTCATCCTTTTCTGGTTGTGTCTGTTACACTGACATCAGTGAGGACAGAGACTGGCATCACCTTGAAGATGCCTCAGCAG GCTTGTGAAGCTGAAAGTATTATGCTAAACTTAGCAGGCCAACTCATCATGTTGCAAAGGGACCGATCTGGACCGCAGATACGAGATAAGGATAATAATCCTAATCAAAGGAAGCAT ctgcCCTTTTGTGCTCCAGTTGTCCTAGCACAGTCTGTTGAAAATGTATGGACTACTTGCAGGATCAACAAGCAGAAACGCCACTTGTTGGAGGCTCTGTGGCTCAGCTGTGGTGGGGCAGGTATGAAAGTCTGGCTCCCCCTGTTTCCCAGAGATCACCGAAAACCACATTCCTTCCTGTCAAGACGGATCATGCTGCCTTTTCACATCAACATATACCCACTGGCTGTTCTGTTTGAAGATGCCTTGGTTCTTGGTGCTGTTAATGACACTGTGCTCTATGACTGTTTATACACTCAAACCAGTGCTAGAGAACACTTAGAggttctctttcctttctccattgTTGAGAGAACTTCACAGATCTACCTCCATCACATTTTACGCCAGCTCTTGGTTAGGAACCTCGGTGAACAAGCCTTGCTTTTGGCCCACTCCTGTGCCACACTACCATACTTCCCTCACGTACTGGAACTGATGCTTCATGAAGTGCTGGAAGAAGAAGCTACCTCGCGGGAACCCATTCCCGACCCTCTGCTTCCCACTGTGGCAAAGTTCATTACAGAGTTCCCCCTCTTCCTGCAGACAGTTGTTCATTGTGCTAGGAAGACAGAGTATGCCCTGTGGAATTacctttttgctgctgttggaaACCCGAAAGACTTATTTGAAGAGTGCTTAATGGCCCAGGATTTGGACACAGCTGCCTCTTACCTTATTATCCTACAG AACATGGAAGTTCCAGCAGTCAGCAGACAACATGCTACTCTCCTATTTAATACTGCCTTAGAGCAGGGAAAGTGGGATCTGTGTCGTCATATGATCAGATTTCTTAAAGCCATTGGCTCTGGAGAAACAGAGACACCCCCAGCTACACCAACAACTCAG gAACCTAGTTCAAGTAGTGGCTTTGAATTCTTCAGACATCGCAGCATTAGTTTATCCCAATCAGCAGAGAATCTCCACAGCAAATTCAATTTGACAAAAACAATGAGTATGCCCTCTGGCCCATCTGGAAAAAG GTGGAGTAAAGACAGTGACTGTGCTGAGAATATGTACATTGACATGATGCTCTGGCGGCACGCTCGGCGTCTGCTGGAGGAGATCAAGCTGAAAGACcttggctgctttgctgcacaGTTGGGCTTTGAGTTGATTGGATGGCTGTGCAAGGAGAGAGCCAGAGCTGCCCGTGTGGAGgattttgtgtttgctttgaaGAAGCTGCATAAGGATTTCCTCTGGCCATTCCCAGTCATACCAGCTTCATCCATCAATTCACCTTTCAAGAATGGAAAGTACAAGACAG ccgTGGGGGAGCAGCTGCTAAAATCTCAGTCTGCAGACACTTTTGTAAACATGGAAATGGACACAGGGGTTTCAAACACACCTCGAAGTCGCAGCTGGCTTGGCACTGTGAGCTCCTCTCAGAGGGAGATTGACACAGTTTCATCCCATGGGCCACACATGCAAGATGCATTCCTCTCTCCTTTGCTAAGTAAAG GTGACGAATGCAGCATTGGTTCAGCAACAGACCTGACTGAAACAAGTTCTATGGTGGATGGTGACTGGACCATGGTGGATGAAAATTTCTCCAGCCTAAGCTTAACTCAGTCAGAGCTTGAACATATCTCCCTGGAACTGGCTAGCAAAGGGCCACACAAGTCACAGGTCCAGCTGCG GTACTTACTGCATATCTTCATGGAAGCAGGATGCCTGGATTGGTGTGTTATCATAGGCCTTATCCTCAGAGAATCTTCAGTGATCAACCAGGTTTTCAGTATAATGCAGTCCTCTGATACTGATCGAGAAATCTGTCAGAATATCAAGACTGGCTTATATGCTGTTGACAAATGGGCTTCCACAGACTG CCCTGGGTACAAGCCATTTCTAAATATCATCAAACCACAGATTCAGAAGCTAAGTGAAATAACAGAAGAACAAGTACAGCCTGAAGCTTTTCAGCCAGTGAATTCTTCCAAGGTTACTGAACAAATGAACCCcagagctgaagaaagcagGAATTCATCTAGCCATGGCACCAGTCCTCAGAGTGATGCTGGGAACAGCAATGCAAGCAGGCATGAAGAGGACAAGTCTAGCACAGAGGATGAGGATTCATTCCAAGAAGGCAGTTATGACTGTACTGTGTCTTAA
- the RIC1 gene encoding RAB6A-GEF complex partner protein 1 isoform X3, producing the protein MYFLSGWPRRLVCPLESLEQPLHIQTDPQRAFFAVLSPSQLSIWYCRPSVLIVSYKGLSKAASQFGSYKQAEWRPDSTMIAVSTANGYILFFEIPSARDKYLYEPVYPKGSPHMKGTPHYKEEQCAPSLNLEMKKVLDLQAPITSLQSMLEDLLVATADGFLHLVHWDGMTNGRKAINLCTVPFSVDLQSSRAGSFLGFEDVYIRDMEYCATLDGFAVVFNDGRVGFITPMSSRFTAELHGVWAQDVVDGTCVAVNNKYRLMAFGCANGSVQVYTIDTTTGAMQFSHKLELTPKQYPDIWNKTGPVKLIRWSPDCCVVMVTWECGGLSLWSVFGAQLICTLGGDFAYQSDGAKKDPLKISSMTWGSEGYHLWVIDGNSSSNMKPERDGSNQAHQFGILQFHFIKSALTVNPCMSNQEQVLLQGEDRLYLNCGDATQTQNPRNTSVHSEHNPARERGPFSDGSLDAQGLSTLLGHRHWHVVQIHSTYLESNWPIRFSAIDKLGQNVAVVGKFGFAHYSLLTKKWKLFGNITQEQNMTVTGGLAWWNDFIVLACYNLNDHQEELRIYLRTSNLDNAFAHITKVQADTLLLSVFRDIVILFRADCSICLYSIERRPEGLNPTASIQVLQEVSMSRYIPHPFLVVSVTLTSVRTETGITLKMPQQACEAESIMLNLAGQLIMLQRDRSGPQIRDKDNNPNQRKHLPFCAPVVLAQSVENVWTTCRINKQKRHLLEALWLSCGGAGMKVWLPLFPRDHRKPHSFLSRRIMLPFHINIYPLAVLFEDALVLGAVNDTVLYDCLYTQTSAREHLEVLFPFSIVERTSQIYLHHILRQLLVRNLGEQALLLAHSCATLPYFPHVLELMLHEVLEEEATSREPIPDPLLPTVAKFITEFPLFLQTVVHCARKTEYALWNYLFAAVGNPKDLFEECLMAQDLDTAASYLIILQNMEVPAVSRQHATLLFNTALEQGKWDLCRHMIRFLKAIGSGETETPPATPTTQEPSSSSGFEFFRHRSISLSQSAENLHSKFNLTKTMSMPSGPSGKRWSKDSDCAENMYIDMMLWRHARRLLEEIKLKDLGCFAAQLGFELIGWLCKERARAARVEDFVFALKKLHKDFLWPFPVIPASSINSPFKNGKYKTAVGEQLLKSQSADTFVNMEMDTGVSNTPRSRSWLGTVSSSQREIDTVSSHGPHMQDAFLSPLLSKGDECSIGSATDLTETSSMVDGDWTMVDENFSSLSLTQSELEHISLELASKGPHKSQVQLRYLLHIFMEAGCLDWCVIIGLILRESSVINQVFSIMQSSDTDREICQNIKTGLYAVDKWASTDCPGYKPFLNIIKPQIQKLSEITEEQVQPEAFQPVNSSKVTEQMNPRAEESRNSSSHGTSPQSDAGNSNASRHEEDKSSTEDEDSFQEGSYDCTVS; encoded by the exons ACTGCAAATGGATACATCTTATTTTTTGAAATCCCCTCAGCAAGAGACAAGTATCTTTATGAACCAGTGTATCCCAA AGGAAGCCCACATATGAAGGGAACCCCGCATTATAAAGAAGAACAATGTGCTCCTTCATTAAATCTAGAAATGAAGAAAGTGCTGGACTTGCAAGCCCCTATCACAAG TTTGCAGTCCATGTTAGAGGATCTACTTGTTGCTACTGCCGATGGATTTCTCCATCTCGTTCACTGGGATGGTATGACCAATGGAAGGAAAGCCATCAACCTATGTACAGTTCCATTTTCTGTGGACCTGCAGTCTTCTAGAG CAGGTTCATTTTTGGGCTTTGAAGATGTTTACATCAGAGATATGGAATACTGTGCCACCCTGGAcggttttgctgttgtttttaatgATGGCAGAGTTGGTTTTATTACACCAATGTCAAGTAGATTCACTGCTGAG CTCCATGGTGTCTGGGCACAAGATGTGGTTGATGGAACGTGTGTGGCAGTAAATAACAAATACAGGCTAATGGCATTTGGATGTGCCaa TGGCTCTGTGCAGGTTTATACAATAGATACCACCACTGGCGCCATGCAGTTTTCTCATAAGTTGGAGCTGACACCAAAACAGTATCCTG ATATTTGGAACAAAACAGGACCCGTTAAATTAATCCGGTGGTCACCAGATTGCTGTGTTGTAATGGTGACTTGGGAATGTGGAGGCTTGTCCTTATGGAGTGTTTTTGGTGCTCAGCTTATCTGTACTTTAGGAGGTGATTTTGC GTATCAATCTGATGGTGCCAAAAAGGACCCTCTGAAGATTAGTTCTATG ACTTGGGGATCAGAAGGGTATCATCTGTGGGTAATAGATGGGAATTCTTCTTCAAACATGAAGCCTGAAAGAGATGGGAGTAATCAAGCTCACCAGTTTGGtattctgcagtttcatttcatCAAGAGCGCACTCACTGTTAATCCTTGTATG AGTAACCAAGAACAAGTCCTTCTTCAAGGAGAAGATCGCTTGTATTTGAACTGTGGAGATGCAACACAGACTCAGAATCCCAGAAATACTTCAGTACACTCAGAACATAATCCTGCCAGGGAAAGAGGCCCATTTTCAGATGGAAGTTTAGATGCTCAGGGTTTAAGCACTTTATTAGGACACAGGCATTGGCATGTTGTACAG attcatAGTACATACTTAGAGAGCAACTGGCCTATAAGG TTTTCAGCTATTGACAAGCTTGGACAGAATGTAGCTGTTGTTGGCAAATTTGGTTTTGCACATTATTCTTTACTCACCAAAAAGTGGAAGCTGTTTGGAAACATTACACAG gagcAAAATATGACAGTAACAGGTGGCTTAGCATGGTGGAATGACTTCATTGTTCTTGCGTGCTATAATTTAAATGATCATCAGGAGGAG CTGAGAATCTACCTGCGAACATCTAACCTTGACAATGCATTTGCACACATCACCAAAGTGCAAGCAGACACCTTACTCCTGAGTGTCTTCCGGGACATTGTGATATTGTTCAGAGCAGACTGTTCCATTTGCCTTTACAGTATTGAGAGAAGGCCTGAAGG TCTTAACCCTACTGCCAGTATCCAAGTTCTTCAAGAAGTGTCCATGTCTCGGTACATTCCTCATCCTTTTCTGGTTGTGTCTGTTACACTGACATCAGTGAGGACAGAGACTGGCATCACCTTGAAGATGCCTCAGCAG GCTTGTGAAGCTGAAAGTATTATGCTAAACTTAGCAGGCCAACTCATCATGTTGCAAAGGGACCGATCTGGACCGCAGATACGAGATAAGGATAATAATCCTAATCAAAGGAAGCAT ctgcCCTTTTGTGCTCCAGTTGTCCTAGCACAGTCTGTTGAAAATGTATGGACTACTTGCAGGATCAACAAGCAGAAACGCCACTTGTTGGAGGCTCTGTGGCTCAGCTGTGGTGGGGCAGGTATGAAAGTCTGGCTCCCCCTGTTTCCCAGAGATCACCGAAAACCACATTCCTTCCTGTCAAGACGGATCATGCTGCCTTTTCACATCAACATATACCCACTGGCTGTTCTGTTTGAAGATGCCTTGGTTCTTGGTGCTGTTAATGACACTGTGCTCTATGACTGTTTATACACTCAAACCAGTGCTAGAGAACACTTAGAggttctctttcctttctccattgTTGAGAGAACTTCACAGATCTACCTCCATCACATTTTACGCCAGCTCTTGGTTAGGAACCTCGGTGAACAAGCCTTGCTTTTGGCCCACTCCTGTGCCACACTACCATACTTCCCTCACGTACTGGAACTGATGCTTCATGAAGTGCTGGAAGAAGAAGCTACCTCGCGGGAACCCATTCCCGACCCTCTGCTTCCCACTGTGGCAAAGTTCATTACAGAGTTCCCCCTCTTCCTGCAGACAGTTGTTCATTGTGCTAGGAAGACAGAGTATGCCCTGTGGAATTacctttttgctgctgttggaaACCCGAAAGACTTATTTGAAGAGTGCTTAATGGCCCAGGATTTGGACACAGCTGCCTCTTACCTTATTATCCTACAG AACATGGAAGTTCCAGCAGTCAGCAGACAACATGCTACTCTCCTATTTAATACTGCCTTAGAGCAGGGAAAGTGGGATCTGTGTCGTCATATGATCAGATTTCTTAAAGCCATTGGCTCTGGAGAAACAGAGACACCCCCAGCTACACCAACAACTCAG gAACCTAGTTCAAGTAGTGGCTTTGAATTCTTCAGACATCGCAGCATTAGTTTATCCCAATCAGCAGAGAATCTCCACAGCAAATTCAATTTGACAAAAACAATGAGTATGCCCTCTGGCCCATCTGGAAAAAG GTGGAGTAAAGACAGTGACTGTGCTGAGAATATGTACATTGACATGATGCTCTGGCGGCACGCTCGGCGTCTGCTGGAGGAGATCAAGCTGAAAGACcttggctgctttgctgcacaGTTGGGCTTTGAGTTGATTGGATGGCTGTGCAAGGAGAGAGCCAGAGCTGCCCGTGTGGAGgattttgtgtttgctttgaaGAAGCTGCATAAGGATTTCCTCTGGCCATTCCCAGTCATACCAGCTTCATCCATCAATTCACCTTTCAAGAATGGAAAGTACAAGACAG ccgTGGGGGAGCAGCTGCTAAAATCTCAGTCTGCAGACACTTTTGTAAACATGGAAATGGACACAGGGGTTTCAAACACACCTCGAAGTCGCAGCTGGCTTGGCACTGTGAGCTCCTCTCAGAGGGAGATTGACACAGTTTCATCCCATGGGCCACACATGCAAGATGCATTCCTCTCTCCTTTGCTAAGTAAAG GTGACGAATGCAGCATTGGTTCAGCAACAGACCTGACTGAAACAAGTTCTATGGTGGATGGTGACTGGACCATGGTGGATGAAAATTTCTCCAGCCTAAGCTTAACTCAGTCAGAGCTTGAACATATCTCCCTGGAACTGGCTAGCAAAGGGCCACACAAGTCACAGGTCCAGCTGCG GTACTTACTGCATATCTTCATGGAAGCAGGATGCCTGGATTGGTGTGTTATCATAGGCCTTATCCTCAGAGAATCTTCAGTGATCAACCAGGTTTTCAGTATAATGCAGTCCTCTGATACTGATCGAGAAATCTGTCAGAATATCAAGACTGGCTTATATGCTGTTGACAAATGGGCTTCCACAGACTG CCCTGGGTACAAGCCATTTCTAAATATCATCAAACCACAGATTCAGAAGCTAAGTGAAATAACAGAAGAACAAGTACAGCCTGAAGCTTTTCAGCCAGTGAATTCTTCCAAGGTTACTGAACAAATGAACCCcagagctgaagaaagcagGAATTCATCTAGCCATGGCACCAGTCCTCAGAGTGATGCTGGGAACAGCAATGCAAGCAGGCATGAAGAGGACAAGTCTAGCACAGAGGATGAGGATTCATTCCAAGAAGGCAGTTATGACTGTACTGTGTCTTAA